In a genomic window of Virgibacillus sp. SK37:
- the aac(6') gene encoding aminoglycoside 6'-N-acetyltransferase, translating into MLKEATLQEVKKVADLALRLWSNHTLEELNQEITHVISQPDSKIILSYHANEVIGFAQCQLRYDYVEGTSSSPVGYLEGLFVKEEFRKQDVARSLVSTCEEWAKEKGCREFASDCELENVESLVMHQKLGFGEANRIICFKKDL; encoded by the coding sequence ATGTTAAAGGAAGCAACGTTACAGGAGGTCAAAAAGGTTGCAGATCTTGCTTTGCGCCTTTGGTCGAATCACACATTGGAGGAATTAAATCAAGAAATTACACATGTTATTTCTCAACCTGATTCAAAGATTATTTTATCTTATCATGCCAACGAAGTAATTGGGTTTGCACAGTGCCAGCTGAGATATGATTATGTGGAAGGGACTAGTTCAAGTCCAGTAGGATATTTAGAAGGGCTTTTTGTAAAAGAGGAGTTTCGTAAACAGGACGTTGCTAGAAGTTTAGTGAGTACTTGTGAAGAATGGGCAAAGGAAAAAGGTTGTCGTGAATTTGCAAGTGACTGTGAATTGGAAAATGTAGAGAGCCTGGTAATGCATCAAAAATTAGGATTTGGCGAGGCAAATCGTATTATTTGTTTTAAAAAGGATTTATAA
- a CDS encoding GNAT family N-acetyltransferase: MVELRKLTTNDGTDVFEMVQEIGKGENGFTNSLYSEDFSIFQEKLVRNYEMSEGINLKPQFVPQTIYWLYVDGKPVGYGKLRHYLNQHLLQHGGNIGYAIRPMDRGKGYARILLKKLVQESKEKRIDQVLLTCYESNKASIKVIESNGGELRDKKDGDCFYWINTN; encoded by the coding sequence ATGGTTGAACTTCGAAAGTTAACTACAAATGATGGTACAGATGTATTTGAAATGGTCCAAGAGATCGGAAAAGGGGAAAATGGTTTTACTAATAGCTTGTATTCAGAGGACTTTTCTATATTTCAAGAAAAATTGGTTAGAAACTATGAAATGTCAGAGGGTATTAATTTAAAACCACAATTTGTTCCTCAAACAATTTATTGGTTATATGTGGATGGAAAACCAGTAGGCTATGGAAAACTGAGACACTATTTAAATCAACATTTATTACAACACGGTGGGAATATTGGATATGCCATCCGTCCAATGGACAGAGGGAAAGGATATGCAAGGATTTTATTGAAAAAATTAGTTCAAGAATCCAAGGAGAAACGGATTGATCAAGTATTACTGACTTGTTATGAAAGTAATAAAGCTTCTATAAAAGTAATAGAGTCCAATGGTGGAGAGTTAAGGGATAAAAAAGATGGTGATTGTTTTTACTGGATTAATACTAATTAA
- a CDS encoding DUF3139 domain-containing protein, whose translation MWIIISLILLTILASPFGIIYLLNNGNPYTKYIANKNVPQYLHEMGYLETDIEIRIM comes from the coding sequence ATGTGGATAATAATTAGTCTAATCCTATTAACTATTTTAGCATCTCCTTTTGGAATTATTTATTTGCTCAACAATGGTAACCCTTACACGAAATATATAGCAAATAAAAATGTACCGCAATATCTACATGAAATGGGTTACTTGGAGACTGATATAGAAATTCGCATTATGTAG
- a CDS encoding YfzA family protein, producing the protein MESKIFNEWVALYSFPWFNLATTLFVIFLLVNAVTDIFLVRNLKHHQR; encoded by the coding sequence ATGGAATCAAAGATTTTTAACGAATGGGTTGCCTTATATAGTTTCCCATGGTTTAACTTGGCTACAACTCTTTTTGTTATCTTTTTACTTGTAAATGCAGTAACAGATATTTTTTTGGTAAGAAACCTTAAACATCACCAAAGGTAA
- a CDS encoding DUF2200 domain-containing protein, producing the protein MTKHKIYTMPVANVYPHYINKAERKGRTKSEVDEIIQWLTGYSQEQLKILLENETDFETFFAEAPALNPSREAIKGVICGVRVEDIEEPTMQEIRYLDKLVDELAKGKSMDKILRK; encoded by the coding sequence ATGACAAAACATAAAATTTATACGATGCCAGTAGCTAACGTATATCCACATTATATTAACAAGGCAGAAAGAAAAGGAAGAACTAAATCAGAAGTCGATGAAATTATACAATGGCTGACAGGTTACAGTCAGGAACAATTGAAGATCTTGTTAGAAAACGAGACGGACTTTGAGACCTTTTTTGCTGAAGCTCCTGCCTTAAACCCTTCCCGAGAAGCAATCAAAGGTGTAATTTGTGGTGTGCGTGTGGAGGATATCGAAGAACCAACCATGCAGGAGATCCGCTATTTGGATAAGTTGGTCGATGAATTAGCAAAAGGCAAATCAATGGATAAAATATTACGAAAGTAA
- a CDS encoding alpha/beta fold hydrolase — MGNWERKLLNTTRGVFEIFIKGEGRPVCVAHHYSVFNQTGDYFAESLTNANRVFLVNLRETGNSEEAKEPYQLSMLETIFDLEAIREELEFDEWGFAGHSTGGMLGVIYGIYFSNRLSFNVIVGAAAREYMTFSVDCIYNPNHPKFSRMQELNETLKCSDLTLDKRNALKTERTKLSLYEPNSYDALFSRDIIKGISAIRMNFFNREVQVYDVTKKLELISCPTLIICGRYDVQCPVKYSIEMHEGIPNSKLIIFEKSNHYPFLEEAERFKKEYKLFIKEYLL; from the coding sequence GTGGGAAATTGGGAAAGAAAGTTACTGAATACAACTCGTGGTGTTTTTGAAATATTTATAAAAGGTGAAGGAAGACCAGTATGTGTTGCTCATCATTACTCTGTTTTTAACCAAACAGGTGATTATTTTGCGGAATCACTCACAAATGCGAATAGAGTATTTTTAGTTAATTTAAGAGAAACAGGTAATTCAGAGGAAGCAAAAGAGCCTTATCAATTAAGCATGCTGGAAACCATATTTGATTTAGAAGCTATTCGTGAAGAACTTGAATTTGATGAATGGGGATTTGCAGGGCATTCGACTGGTGGAATGTTAGGGGTCATTTACGGAATATATTTTTCAAATAGGTTAAGTTTTAACGTCATTGTAGGAGCAGCAGCAAGAGAATATATGACCTTCTCAGTAGATTGCATTTATAATCCTAATCATCCTAAGTTTTCCAGAATGCAAGAACTGAACGAAACCTTAAAATGTTCAGATCTAACATTAGACAAAAGAAATGCATTAAAAACTGAGAGGACAAAGTTATCGTTATATGAACCTAATAGCTATGATGCACTTTTCTCACGAGACATTATTAAGGGAATATCTGCAATTCGTATGAATTTCTTTAATAGAGAAGTGCAGGTATATGATGTAACGAAAAAGTTGGAATTAATATCATGTCCCACTTTAATAATTTGTGGAAGATATGATGTCCAGTGTCCGGTTAAATACTCAATTGAAATGCATGAGGGGATACCAAATTCAAAATTAATTATTTTTGAGAAAAGCAATCATTACCCTTTTCTTGAAGAAGCTGAACGATTTAAGAAAGAATATAAATTATTTATAAAGGAATATCTCCTGTAA
- a CDS encoding type II toxin-antitoxin system PemK/MazF family toxin, translated as MYKQGDIVLIPVPFSDLKSHKQRPVLIISSNSYNELTEDIVVLAITSKIKDLAYSVVIESKDLTEGELKVTSEIRADKVYTLSKNIVKKKFGQVKTGILESVRVKITELIK; from the coding sequence ATGTATAAACAAGGTGATATTGTTTTAATCCCAGTTCCGTTCAGTGATTTAAAATCCCACAAGCAACGTCCAGTACTTATTATTTCAAGTAATAGTTATAACGAATTGACCGAAGATATCGTCGTTTTAGCCATTACTTCAAAAATAAAAGACCTTGCGTATTCAGTAGTGATTGAATCTAAAGATTTAACAGAGGGTGAACTTAAAGTAACATCTGAAATTAGAGCAGACAAAGTCTATACGCTTTCTAAAAATATTGTTAAAAAGAAATTTGGACAGGTGAAAACTGGAATTTTGGAGTCTGTTCGAGTTAAAATCACCGAACTTATAAAATAA
- a CDS encoding alpha/beta fold hydrolase produces MILHTEVFGDGEPIVFLHTGLQTGMTDFEYQREYFKEKYKVILPDLRGHGKSGEKDLSNFFEDSAEDIATTLSHLEIESAHIVGCSLGALVGLFLGKRFPHKLKSLVLSGILPERPSNWSELHRKDVKRQSEILQSEELSRHFDNLHKSNWRHLLEIVKDENWYPFEETKDLEGIAAPVLYIVGEEKDMETKGALLYPSLQDNVHVSIIPFASHLVHLEQPKIYTQILEEFIDNVK; encoded by the coding sequence TTGATTTTACATACTGAAGTTTTTGGGGATGGAGAGCCCATCGTATTCCTTCATACGGGGTTGCAAACGGGTATGACAGATTTTGAATATCAACGGGAATATTTTAAAGAAAAATACAAAGTGATCCTTCCAGATTTACGTGGTCATGGGAAATCGGGAGAAAAAGACCTTTCCAATTTTTTTGAGGATTCAGCAGAAGACATAGCTACAACGCTCTCCCATTTGGAAATTGAGTCAGCGCATATCGTCGGGTGTTCTTTAGGAGCCTTGGTCGGATTGTTTCTTGGGAAAAGATTTCCGCATAAATTAAAAAGTTTAGTACTTTCGGGGATTCTTCCTGAAAGGCCAAGTAACTGGTCAGAACTTCATAGGAAAGATGTCAAACGTCAATCTGAAATTTTACAAAGTGAAGAACTGTCAAGGCACTTTGATAATTTACATAAGTCTAATTGGAGACACTTGCTTGAAATTGTTAAGGATGAAAATTGGTATCCATTTGAAGAAACAAAGGACCTGGAAGGAATAGCTGCTCCTGTTTTGTATATTGTAGGTGAAGAAAAAGACATGGAAACAAAAGGCGCTTTGCTCTATCCTTCCTTACAAGATAATGTTCATGTATCCATTATTCCTTTTGCTTCCCACCTGGTTCATTTAGAACAACCAAAAATTTATACCCAAATATTAGAGGAATTTATAGACAATGTTAAATAA
- a CDS encoding PIG-L deacetylase family protein, with protein sequence MIPFDIPSIHNMKRALFIQPHPDDNEIGAGAVVAKLTSEGKEVHYLTITDGGAGSIDPSLSTEEVIETRKREQKEAGRLLGVTDFHWLGFPDGHLYDSEELRKSLVSVIRKVRPDIIVTDDPWLYYETHMDHIVTGKVASFAARMSRNPRFYPEQLQEVMKPHRIQAMAYYTTKHPNTFINVDKFWEDKIRAIQVHKSQFSGEHLRFITDYLTKKAEQNAKQANEGYRYAECLKILPPLLLYSNVDAINM encoded by the coding sequence TTGATTCCATTTGATATTCCAAGTATACATAACATGAAACGTGCATTATTTATTCAACCACATCCTGATGATAATGAAATTGGTGCAGGTGCTGTAGTGGCGAAACTTACATCTGAAGGAAAAGAGGTACACTACCTTACTATCACCGATGGAGGGGCGGGGTCTATTGATCCTAGTTTATCAACAGAGGAAGTTATTGAAACAAGAAAGAGAGAGCAGAAGGAAGCAGGTAGATTACTTGGTGTAACCGACTTTCATTGGTTGGGCTTCCCTGATGGGCATTTGTATGATAGCGAAGAACTACGGAAAAGCCTAGTTAGTGTTATTCGAAAAGTTCGTCCAGATATTATTGTTACTGATGATCCTTGGCTTTACTATGAAACGCATATGGACCATATTGTAACTGGAAAAGTTGCATCCTTTGCCGCCAGGATGAGTCGAAATCCGCGTTTTTATCCTGAGCAACTGCAGGAAGTAATGAAACCTCATCGAATTCAAGCAATGGCCTATTATACTACGAAACATCCAAATACGTTTATCAATGTGGATAAATTTTGGGAAGATAAAATCCGAGCAATTCAGGTACATAAGAGCCAGTTTTCTGGAGAACATCTTAGATTTATTACTGATTACCTTACAAAGAAAGCTGAGCAAAACGCCAAGCAAGCTAATGAAGGCTACCGTTATGCTGAATGCCTTAAGATATTGCCACCTCTGTTACTGTATAGTAATGTAGATGCTATCAATATGTAA
- a CDS encoding HIT family protein: MDNCVFCKPELEPSQNIVFSNDHCLFLQLESSQIKGINLEGAGIIVPKKHRVTAFDLTEEEWNATYRLLQEVKQYIDKKHHPDGYNLGWNCGEVGGQHIFHAHFHVLPRYKDEPLAGKGIRYMFKGEANQRKTGK, translated from the coding sequence ATGGACAATTGTGTATTCTGCAAGCCGGAATTAGAACCAAGTCAAAACATCGTTTTTAGCAATGATCACTGCCTGTTTTTACAGCTGGAAAGCTCACAGATAAAAGGAATTAACTTAGAAGGAGCAGGAATAATTGTACCCAAAAAACATCGGGTAACTGCATTTGATTTAACAGAGGAAGAATGGAATGCCACATACCGCTTACTTCAAGAAGTTAAACAATACATTGATAAGAAGCATCACCCTGATGGATACAATCTTGGCTGGAATTGTGGGGAAGTCGGTGGCCAACATATTTTCCATGCCCATTTTCATGTTTTACCACGATACAAAGATGAGCCGCTTGCCGGAAAAGGAATCCGGTATATGTTTAAAGGAGAAGCAAATCAGAGAAAAACTGGGAAGTAG
- a CDS encoding DUF4181 domain-containing protein, giving the protein MVALIIILLVIFVLDQFINRKLIKNLNIEESDLGKKYVNKLHKYGEGILYWTSFLVMILTINEFLHFRILIFIGMTILFAFRTIMKWVYEKERKTYLLSAITCVLFILGSVTYGMINYFNF; this is encoded by the coding sequence ATGGTAGCCCTTATTATCATTCTACTTGTTATTTTTGTTTTAGATCAATTTATCAATCGAAAGCTAATAAAAAACTTGAATATAGAGGAGTCTGACTTAGGTAAAAAATACGTAAATAAACTACATAAATATGGTGAAGGAATACTTTATTGGACTAGTTTTCTTGTTATGATTTTAACAATAAATGAATTCCTGCATTTCAGAATACTTATCTTTATTGGTATGACTATTTTGTTCGCTTTTCGGACCATCATGAAATGGGTTTATGAAAAAGAAAGGAAAACATACCTTTTAAGCGCTATAACTTGTGTTCTATTCATTTTAGGATCGGTTACATATGGAATGATAAATTATTTTAATTTTTAA
- a CDS encoding DUF4190 domain-containing protein, whose product MSSLEVSKRSMTNSKATASLILGVISIVLLIIPFAGLILAVVGLTLGIIGWREIKRLKQEGKKIAISGIVCSSLGILLPMISSIIASVALFN is encoded by the coding sequence ATGAGTAGCCTTGAAGTTTCAAAGAGAAGTATGACAAATAGTAAAGCTACTGCTTCTTTAATTCTTGGAGTTATTTCAATCGTATTGTTGATCATACCTTTTGCAGGGTTAATACTTGCTGTAGTTGGTTTGACATTAGGTATTATTGGGTGGCGGGAAATAAAACGTCTAAAGCAAGAAGGGAAAAAGATTGCAATATCAGGGATAGTTTGTAGCAGTTTAGGTATTTTACTACCAATGATCTCATCTATTATTGCAAGTGTTGCCCTTTTTAATTAA
- a CDS encoding isochorismatase family protein, giving the protein MKQALLIIDAQQELIDGNANEKSVCNKDNLLDNINKVVNKAVISCSLVVFIRDKDVAEGRGKGFEIHSEIDIPKEAKIFDKEATNSFYGTKLLEFLRDNMVEHLVVMGCKTEHCIDTTVRTATVNGLDVTLVGDGHSTTDSQSLTAEQIIAHHNEVLHGHYNVDNFSVVRNADDNLFTPNHDEYR; this is encoded by the coding sequence TTGAAACAAGCTTTGCTAATTATTGATGCACAGCAAGAACTTATTGATGGTAATGCGAACGAAAAGAGTGTATGCAATAAAGATAATTTGTTGGATAATATTAATAAAGTGGTAAATAAAGCAGTAATCTCGTGTAGCTTAGTTGTTTTTATAAGAGATAAAGATGTCGCGGAAGGCCGAGGGAAAGGATTTGAAATTCATTCCGAAATTGATATACCCAAAGAAGCGAAGATATTTGATAAAGAAGCAACAAATTCGTTTTATGGAACGAAACTATTAGAGTTTTTACGTGATAACATGGTCGAACACCTTGTTGTTATGGGGTGCAAGACAGAGCATTGTATTGATACTACCGTAAGAACGGCAACGGTAAATGGACTCGACGTGACCTTAGTAGGAGATGGCCATTCCACAACAGATTCACAATCCTTAACTGCCGAGCAGATTATCGCCCACCACAATGAAGTACTTCATGGACACTATAATGTTGATAATTTTTCTGTGGTCAGAAATGCAGATGACAACTTATTTACACCTAATCACGATGAATATCGATAA
- a CDS encoding alpha/beta fold hydrolase — MQENIMTLSDGRKLGFSVYGDKKGIPLFLFHGTPGSRIWFLEDDYIAQRLGVLLIATDRPGYGLSDKKVNRKILEYSSDIEELADYLELDKFSVLGVSGGGAYASAVSHCLTHKVKLCILVSTATPFVDGKPSKAMSKENRLAFFLTNYFPWLLKLVNKTQKRLIDKNPEKYKATLKKGGSHLSEWDNEILLDEEVLENGVVHSKEAYRQGVNEVIYESKLLARDWEFKLEEIKTPIKIWHGENDTLSPVSEVKTMEQRLLNVETHYIEHGGHFLTEKDDVWESIITNKPQILENTLIPLL, encoded by the coding sequence TTGCAAGAAAACATAATGACTTTATCTGACGGTAGAAAATTAGGTTTTTCGGTCTATGGGGATAAAAAAGGTATTCCACTTTTCTTATTTCACGGCACTCCAGGTTCGAGAATTTGGTTTTTAGAAGATGATTACATAGCACAAAGACTAGGGGTGTTATTAATTGCTACTGACCGACCTGGTTATGGTTTATCAGATAAAAAAGTTAATCGTAAAATTCTAGAATATTCATCAGATATAGAAGAACTTGCCGATTATTTGGAATTAGATAAATTTTCGGTTTTAGGTGTTTCAGGAGGAGGTGCTTATGCATCTGCTGTTTCGCATTGCTTAACTCACAAAGTTAAGTTATGTATTCTTGTTTCAACAGCTACTCCATTTGTAGATGGCAAACCTTCAAAAGCAATGTCAAAGGAAAATCGTTTAGCTTTTTTCCTTACTAATTACTTCCCCTGGTTATTAAAGTTAGTAAACAAAACTCAAAAAAGGTTAATTGATAAAAATCCAGAAAAATATAAAGCAACATTAAAAAAAGGTGGGAGCCATTTATCAGAGTGGGATAATGAAATCTTATTAGACGAAGAAGTATTAGAAAATGGAGTTGTTCACTCTAAAGAAGCATATCGCCAAGGAGTTAATGAAGTTATATATGAATCTAAATTACTAGCAAGAGACTGGGAATTTAAATTAGAAGAGATTAAAACTCCTATAAAAATATGGCACGGTGAAAATGATACTTTATCTCCTGTAAGTGAAGTGAAGACTATGGAGCAAAGGTTATTAAATGTTGAAACGCATTATATTGAACATGGTGGGCATTTTCTAACTGAAAAAGATGATGTATGGGAGTCGATAATCACAAATAAACCACAAATATTAGAGAACACTTTAATTCCATTGCTTTGA
- a CDS encoding putative holin-like toxin: MLPLSVFETLVLMIAFATLVVTITDQKK, translated from the coding sequence GTGCTGCCCTTGTCTGTTTTTGAGACACTGGTTTTAATGATCGCTTTCGCAACACTTGTTGTAACGATTACAGACCAGAAAAAATAG
- a CDS encoding DUF2281 domain-containing protein translates to MDTAKDRLLKIINEIPEQEVDKILDFAEYLKAKRDKRMSEDLTKASESSLDFWDNDIDDEVWNNV, encoded by the coding sequence ATGGATACAGCTAAGGATCGTTTACTTAAAATTATTAATGAAATACCTGAACAAGAAGTGGATAAAATTTTGGATTTTGCAGAGTATTTAAAGGCTAAAAGAGATAAAAGGATGTCTGAAGATTTAACAAAAGCTAGTGAGAGTAGCTTAGATTTTTGGGATAATGACATCGATGACGAGGTTTGGAACAATGTATAA
- a CDS encoding tetratricopeptide repeat protein — translation MEKELERAIAIRKSGNHKESNELLMRLVLDFPDNASINYHCAWSFDLLGEESKAVPFYEKSIRLGLALNELEGALLGLGSTYRALGEYEKSKETFQKGIESFPNNKAIQTFYAMTLYNLKEHSKAMELLLKCLIDTTSDDEIISYKKAIKFYSDKLDEIWK, via the coding sequence ATGGAAAAAGAATTAGAGCGGGCTATTGCCATACGAAAAAGTGGCAATCATAAAGAGTCGAACGAGCTGCTAATGAGATTGGTGCTGGACTTTCCCGACAATGCATCGATTAATTATCATTGTGCTTGGAGCTTTGATTTATTAGGAGAAGAGTCTAAGGCAGTTCCTTTTTACGAAAAATCGATCAGATTAGGGTTGGCTTTAAATGAACTGGAGGGAGCGCTGTTAGGATTAGGCAGTACATATAGAGCATTAGGAGAATACGAAAAGTCAAAAGAAACCTTTCAAAAAGGAATTGAATCGTTTCCAAATAATAAAGCTATTCAAACGTTCTATGCGATGACCTTATACAACTTGAAGGAGCATAGTAAAGCAATGGAGCTGTTGCTCAAATGTTTGATAGATACAACTTCTGATGATGAAATTATTAGTTATAAAAAGGCTATTAAGTTCTATTCTGATAAATTAGATGAAATTTGGAAGTGA
- a CDS encoding DUF948 domain-containing protein yields MGDFHIGDALFQLFFLAFIVLIIFLIVSLFRANSSRTNQLNRIEKKIDEVSHRMKNDND; encoded by the coding sequence ATGGGTGATTTTCACATAGGAGATGCTCTATTTCAATTATTTTTTCTTGCATTTATAGTACTAATTATCTTCTTAATAGTCTCATTGTTTCGTGCAAATAGTAGCCGAACCAACCAACTTAATAGAATTGAGAAGAAAATTGATGAGGTAAGTCATAGGATGAAAAATGATAATGATTAG
- a CDS encoding protein distantly related to SAM-dependent methyltransferase: MSLRDKEIKLVIGSGEYNNNPGWLHTQENELSLLDEKTWGKTFDNNSIAVILAEHVWEHLTYNEGVQAAKVCHEFLKPDGYIRCAVPDAFFQDEEYQNTVKIGGPGPKDHPAADHKIVYNYKTITDMFHTAGFETQLLEYFDEKGAFHQNFWDGKDGVIFRSKKYDPRNQGQQIIFPSLIVDAVKI; this comes from the coding sequence ATGAGTCTAAGGGACAAAGAAATAAAATTAGTAATAGGGTCAGGAGAATATAATAACAATCCGGGTTGGTTGCACACTCAAGAAAATGAACTTAGTTTACTAGACGAGAAAACCTGGGGGAAAACGTTTGATAATAATTCGATTGCTGTAATCTTGGCTGAACATGTATGGGAGCATCTAACTTACAATGAAGGAGTTCAAGCTGCAAAGGTGTGCCATGAATTTCTGAAGCCTGATGGATACATAAGATGTGCTGTTCCTGATGCCTTTTTCCAAGATGAAGAATATCAGAATACAGTTAAAATAGGAGGTCCCGGACCAAAAGATCATCCAGCAGCAGATCATAAGATCGTTTATAATTATAAAACTATCACGGATATGTTTCATACTGCCGGATTTGAAACACAATTACTCGAGTATTTTGATGAAAAAGGTGCATTTCACCAAAATTTTTGGGATGGAAAAGATGGAGTGATTTTTAGATCAAAAAAGTATGACCCAAGAAATCAAGGGCAGCAGATTATATTTCCATCCTTGATAGTTGACGCTGTAAAGATATAA
- a CDS encoding NUDIX hydrolase has product MKRVDVVYALICKETKVLVVNNQGGTWSLPGGAVEKGETLKQAAIREVTEETGLKVKIGEIVSVNEAFFKEKDHHALFITFKAEIVDGKPLVQDKAEISEIKWVDFQTANKLMPYHPGGIESLLESSSPYIFQG; this is encoded by the coding sequence ATGAAAAGGGTAGATGTTGTATACGCATTAATCTGTAAAGAAACTAAAGTTCTTGTTGTTAATAATCAAGGCGGCACTTGGTCACTACCTGGTGGAGCAGTTGAAAAAGGTGAAACACTAAAGCAGGCAGCAATTCGTGAGGTTACAGAGGAAACAGGACTGAAGGTGAAAATTGGTGAAATTGTTTCAGTTAATGAAGCTTTTTTTAAAGAAAAAGATCACCACGCATTATTTATAACATTTAAAGCGGAAATAGTTGATGGAAAGCCTTTAGTGCAAGACAAAGCTGAGATATCAGAAATAAAATGGGTGGATTTTCAAACAGCGAATAAGCTAATGCCCTATCACCCCGGTGGAATAGAGAGTTTATTGGAGTCCTCGTCGCCCTACATCTTTCAAGGGTAG
- a CDS encoding DUF4083 domain-containing protein codes for MNEIVWGDVLIQFGFLVILVVITAFIIYAIRTWLKRANQMNRIEKKLDGLSEGKKDH; via the coding sequence ATGAATGAAATCGTATGGGGAGATGTACTAATTCAGTTTGGATTTCTAGTGATACTGGTAGTAATTACTGCATTTATCATATATGCCATTCGTACATGGTTAAAACGAGCAAACCAGATGAATCGAATCGAAAAGAAATTAGATGGGCTAAGTGAAGGTAAGAAGGATCATTGA
- a CDS encoding GNAT family N-acetyltransferase, with translation MKLLNIDGFPNEELLNQVLNLHDRIFDDAATLISKAENKTKIVFTLALENEKIIGYKIGYELDSNKFYSWLGGVDENHRNKGVASN, from the coding sequence TTGAAACTGCTTAATATTGATGGGTTTCCTAATGAAGAGTTACTTAATCAAGTTTTGAATTTACATGATAGAATTTTCGACGACGCTGCCACACTTATTAGCAAAGCTGAAAATAAAACAAAAATAGTCTTTACATTAGCTTTGGAAAATGAAAAAATTATTGGATACAAAATTGGTTACGAATTAGATTCGAACAAGTTCTATAGTTGGCTTGGTGGTGTTGACGAAAATCATAGAAACAAAGGTGTTGCTTCCAACTAA